CCGCCCAGATCGAGCAGGACTACGAGGGGGAGGACCTCCTCATCGTCGGCATCCTGCGCGGCGCCGTGATGGTGATGGCCGACCTGGCCCGCTCCTTCACCCGCCACCTCGAGATGGACTGGATGGCGGTGTCCTCCTACGGCTCGGGCACCAAGTCCAGTGGCGTCGTGCGCATCCTCAAGGACCTCGACACCGACATCTCCGGTCGCCACGTCGTGATCGTCGACGAGATCATCGACACCGGCCTGACCCTGTCGTGGCTCACCTCCAACCTGAGCAGCCGCAACCCCGCGAGCGTCGAGATCGCCACGCTGCTGCGCAAGCCCGAGGCGCTGCAGATGCCCGTCGACGTCAAG
The Nocardioides marinisabuli genome window above contains:
- the hpt gene encoding hypoxanthine phosphoribosyltransferase, which codes for MDSAHVEHDLVNVLFTEEQIQDRLKEMAAQIEQDYEGEDLLIVGILRGAVMVMADLARSFTRHLEMDWMAVSSYGSGTKSSGVVRILKDLDTDISGRHVVIVDEIIDTGLTLSWLTSNLSSRNPASVEIATLLRKPEALQMPVDVKYVGWDIPNEFVVGYGLDYREKYRNLRDIATLAPHVYS